TCTGGTCCATGTTCAGCTGCTTGGCGACCTCGTAGACCCGGACTTTGCTCATGCACCTCGCTCCACGTTAACCAATCCGCCTCACCCATCCGCGCGGGCGACGATTTGCGGCCACTCTGTCCACCGTCGAGGCGCGTCCGGTAGGACCGGACATCGCCGCCCTGCCCCCGACCGCGCCGCCTCCCCCCATGCCCGGCGCAGTAGCAAGAAGCCGACCGGACTCACTCTCCGGCCCCCGCCGCTCTTCGCGGCTGGTAAGCGCGCCCTGCGGGCTGCCGGGTATTCCCCCGACCTCCTCGGACGCCGCGAGAACCCCGACCCCGGGGCTTTCGCGCTCCACGCCCGACGTCCCCGGCTCGCGGCGACGCCGGAGGCCAGCATGGCCAGGCGGCGCCTTCCGTTGCTCGGGGCTCCCGCCTTCCTCTGATCGGGCGGCTGCATTGCGCGAAGGCCGCCCCCTGCGACCGGCGCCGCGGCGCGCATCGTCCGCGGCGTCCTCGCCTCGCTCGACGCGCGCGCACGTGTCCACGACGTGCGCTGCGTTCGCGACGGCAGCGGCGATCGGCGCCGCTGAGATCGCCATCACGGCAACGCCGCGCTCGCGCGGGCCGCCCACCAGGGCGCCGAGCCCCAGCTTGCTGCCCCACGCGACGGCGCGCCCTTCGGCGACGGCGCGCCGGACCTCCGGCAGATCCGCGCCTGCCGCCGCGTCGCACGCGACCAGGACGAGCGCGGCTTCACCCCGCACGCACGACCCCACGACCGCATCGGCGCCGATCGCCGCGCTCTGGGAGCGGACGGCGGCGCGGATGAGCCCCTGGAGCCGGCGCTCGGTCGCCTCTCGGATCGCCCGCGCCAGCGAGACGGTCGTGAGCGGCTCGACGCCCTGCGTGGCCTGATCGCCGGCGCCCTCGGCGCCTCCTCCAGCGGCCCCCACGATCGCGTGGACACGTCCCTTCGCGGCGCGGGCGAGCCCCCGGGCGACCGCCGCCGAGAGGCAGTCCTTCCGCGGGTGCACGTGTGCGCCCCGCCCAAACCCGCCGTCGCCGGGATCGACCGCGATCACGCCGCCAGGACCAAGGATGAGCCGGACGAGCGGACGAGCGCCGCGGACGTCGTCGACGCCGACGCGCTCCCCGCAGCCGACGCACGTGCGCACTCGCCCCTTCTCGAAGGGCTCGCGCTCACCCGCGTCGCTCTGTCTGCTCACCGCCGATTCCATCCTCGATCCTCTTCCTCCCCGACAGCCTATGCGTGCCTCGCCTCTACAGCGCGACGAACGTCCGCCCGCGCCGCATCGAGCACCTTCTGCTCGCTTTCAACGAAATCCCGCGCCCCCTGCTTGATGGCGCGCGCCTTCTTGATGCCGAGGCCGGTGCGGATCGCCAGCCGATCCTCGTCCTCCCGCAGCACGTCCTCGACGCTGCGGTACCCGGCCTCCTCCAGCAACACCACCGTCCGATCGCCGACGCCGCGGATGAACATCAGCCGCTCGCGGTCGGTGAGCGGCTCGGTGCGTGAGCTCGCCGAGCGGATGCGCTCCTGCCGCAGCCGCTCCATCGTCGTGTCCGCCTGCGACTTGATGCGCTCGGCGGCCTCGGCGCCGCCGAGGCCCGGGATGGCCGCGAGCTCCTCGACCGAGGCCTCGCTGACCTCCTCGAGCGCGCGGAAGCCGAGCCGATACATGGACTTGGCGATCTGCTCCGTCACCACGTCCATCTGCTGCAAGGCGGAGATCGCCTCTTCTTCCATCTGCTTGAACTTGGTCTCGCTGATGATGTCGAGCTTCCAGTTCGTGAGCTGCGCGGCGAGCCGCACGTTCTGGCCCTTGCGCCCGATCGCGAGCGACAGCTTCTCGTCCGGGACCACGAGCTCCATGCGCCCGTCGGCCTCGTCGACGATCACCTTGTGCACCTCGGCCGGCTGGATCGCGGCGATGACGTAGCGCGCCGGATCCCGATCGAACGGCACGATGTCGATCTTCTCGCCGCGGAGCTCCTGGACGACCGCCTGCACGCGCGAGCCCTTCATGCCCACGCACGCGCCCACCGGGTCGACGTCCGCGTCGCGGCTGGTCACCGCGATCTTCGAGCGGGCGCCCGGCTCGCGTGCGACCGACACGATCCGCACGATGCCCTCGTAGATCTCGGGGACCTCGGCCTCGAAGAGCTTCTCGACGAGCCGGGGATCGGAGCGAGAGAGGATGACCTGCGGGCCGCGGGCCTCGCGATCGATGTCCTTCACGTACGCCACGATGCGGTCCCCGGGCCGGTACGTCTCGCGCGGCGTCTGCTCGCGGAACGTGAGCACGCCCTCGGTGCGGCCGATGTCGACGATGATGTTGTTGCCCTTCTCGAACCGCCGCACGATGCCGCGGATGAGCTCGCCCTTGCGATCCTTGTACTCGTTGAAGATGAGATCGCGCTCGGCGTCGCGCACGCGCTGCAGCAGGACCTGCTTCGCCGTCTGCGCGGCGATGCGCCCGAAGGTCGTGCGGCCGTGCTTGAGCTTCAGGATGTCGCCGTATTCCTTGTCCTGATCGCGCGCCTTCTCCGCGTCCTCGGGCCGCCAGAAGACCTGGAAGCCGAGCTCCTCGCCCAGGGTCGCGTCCAGCTTCAGCTTGTCCACGTCAGTGATGGAGATCTCGCGCTCCGGCTCCGTCACGGCCTCGACCACGGTCATGTACTGGAAGAGGTCGATCTGCCCGGTGTCCTCGTTGAAGCGCGCCTCGAGCTCGCGGGTGGGGCCGAAGACGCTCTGCGCGGCCTTCAAGATCGCGGCCTCGATCGTCTCGACGAGGATCTTCTTGTCGATCCCCTTCTCCTTCGCGACCTGATCGAGGATGCTGCCGAGGCTCGTCTCCGAGGTCGGCATCGCTGCCATCGTTGCCATGACGTCCCTGTCTCCTGATCTTTCTTCTCTCTACTTGCGCTTCTCGGAGCCGCGCTCGCTCCGCTTTGAGCCCGACCGCGGAGCCGCCTCCGCGAGCTGCCTGATCTGCCCCGACTCCTTAGCGGGCTCCTTGCCCTGCCGCTGCCCCTTCTTGGCTTTGGGCTGTGACGGGAGCTCGAAGACGAGGCGCGCCTCCACGACATCCGCGAACGGGACCGCGATCCGCTTGCCATCGACCAGCACCGCGACCTGCCCCTCCGGAGCCTCGAGGAGCTCGCCCCGGAGCAGCCGCTGGCCGTCCGGCGCGGGGCGCGACAGCTTCACCTTCGCCGTCCTGCCGAGGAAACGAGCGAACTCGGCCGCTGTACGCAGCCGCCGATCGAGGCCAGGAGAGCTGACCTCGAGGTTGTAATGGTTGGGTATGAGATCCTCGACGTCGAGGACCGATGAGACGTCGCGCGACACGTCCGCGCAGTCCTCGAGCGTGACCCCGCCGCCCGCGTCCTCCACGCCCTCGCGTTCGATCGTGAGCCGCAGCGTCCAGCCCGCCCGCTCCCGCTCCGTGGTCCACTCCAGATCGACGAGCGTGACCCCGTGCGACGCGAGCACCGGCGCGACGGCGTCGCGGACGCGCCCGAGATCGAACACGGCTCTGGTCGAAGGCTCCATGGGTTGCTGCATGTGAGAGACGTCACCCTCGGCGGATCCGGGTCCTCCTAGCGCGATCGGCCCCGAGCGAGGGTGCCCGGTACCACTGCGCCAAAAAAAAAGAGCCGATTCCCCGAACTGGGAACCCGGCTCGCGGATCCGCCTAGTTGTCGGCGGACAACCTAGTCGAATGCGGGCCTTCATGCAAGGGGGGATACGGGCAAACCGCCCCTGCGCGGCCGGGGATCTCCCGCCGGTTCATCTTCGCGTTTTTCGCGTCTTCGCGGCGTCTTCGCGGCGGCCTGCGGCGCGTCAGCGCCGGAGCGCTCCCCCGCCGCGCGGCAGTCGCGACAGCCTCGCGTCGCGCCCGCCGGGTCCCTCGAGTTACGCCAGATTCGGCAGCGCGACGATATCCACGTGCAGGACCTCCTCGAACGCCGCGATTTCCTTCAGACAGGCCTCGCTCGGCCGGCCGGAGACGCGCATCTTCGTGCAGGTCGCGGTGGCCCCCTCGAAGACGGTGTTTGAAATCTCCTCGATGTTGATCCCGTGGCGCTTCATGACGCTGAGCGTGTTCGCGAGGACGCCGACCTTGTCCATCATCCGGACGACGACCGCGTAGCGGGCGGGCGACGTAGCGCAGATGTTGACCACGTTGGGCAGCTCCTCCTCCGTCATGAAGGCACGGATGATCCGGGCCGTCTCGAGGGCCACCGCGCGCTGGGCCTGCTCCGTCTGCGCGCCGACGTGCGGGGTGCCGTAGACGAGCCCTCGCCCGAGGAGGTGCGACTCGAACGGCGCCGAGCTCTTGTCAGGCTCGGTGGCGAACACGTCAAGGCCGACCCGCAGCCCCTTGCGCGGAATGAGCTCCTCGAGCGCGGCGTAATCCATCACCTCGGGGCGCGCGGCGTTCACGACGATGGCGCCGTCGGGGAGCGCCTCGAGGACGCTCCGGCTGACGATGCCGCGCGTCTGCGGGGTGGCCGTCAGATGGACCGTGAAGATGTCAGAGCGGGCAGCCAGATCTTCCAAGGTCCGGGCATAGCTGACGTCCAGCTTGGCAGCGCGGCCCGGCGTCAACGAGCGCGACCAAGCGTGCGGCTCGAGGCCGAACGCGCGGGCGCGCAGGAGCACCTCACGGCCGATCGCGCCGAGCCCCGCGATCCCGATCCGCCGACCGAACAGGCCCCGGGCCACCGAGTACTTCGCCTTCTCCCAGCGGCCGGCCCTGAGCTCCGACGTCGCATCGACCAGGCGGCGGTCCAGCGCGAGGATGAAGGCCATCGTCAGCTCTGCCACCGCGGTCGCGTTCTTGCCGGGACAGTTCGCCACGTAGATGCCGCGCGCGCTCGCGGCCGCGACGTCGATCGTCCCCACGCCGACCCCTGCCCTCACGATCAGGTTGAGCTGCCGCCCGGACGCGATCGCCTTCGCCGTGACCTCCGTGGAACGAACGACGAGAATGCCGATCCCGTCGAGGGCCGCCGGCAGCGAGTCTCTGGTGAGCTCCGGCCGGGACTCGATCTCGATCCCGAGCACCTTGAGCTCTTCCAGAGCCGAGAGGTCCATCTTATCGGCTACTAGCAGGCGCATGCGGACGGGAACCGTAACAGAAAAGCTCTCGCCGACGATGGGCGTTCTGCTCCTCGTCTGCGGCGTCTGCGTCAGTTGCGCCAGCTCCTGCGCCAGCGATCATCAGGTCTCTCCCTGGGGTGCAGCGGGCAGACCGACGCTCGGCGCGTTCATCGCGCCTCCGGACCTCGACGCTCGGCTGCACGCCATCGACGTGGAGGCCGCCGAGCTCGGGCTGACGCTCGAGGTCGAGCTCCGAGGCGCGCTACGGCGCGGCGGCGCGGTGGTCGTGCGCGGCTACAGCGGGACCGACGCGCTCGGGCGCCGCACCTCGGCGGTCCGCGTGGCGACGCCGCGCGGCGTGGTCCTCGCCGCGGGGCCCCTCGACGCCAGGCGCGTGGACCATAGCCAGGCGACCCAGCTGATACCGTCGCTGCTCCCGGGCTCCGAGCCGGAGGCGACGGAGCAGCTCGGGGTGTTCCGCTCCGGGACCGATCTCAACCGAGACGGCGCTCCGGACGTCGTGCTCCGAAATGAGAATGGCGAGCTGGAGATCTGGGCCGTGCAGCCGCTCGGCGCGGCCCGGTACGCCGTCGAGCTCGCGGCGCCGCCGCGGTTCGCGCTCGACGTCGATCGAGACGGCACCCTGGAGCTCGCCGGCCGGATCCCGCTGGACGAGGGGGATCCCATCGCGCCGGATCTCCTCGACGTCGCGGGGTTCGAGGGAGATCGCTACACGCACCGCGGCAGCGTCGCGCGGGCGTTCCATGCAGCGCGCGTCGAAGGCCCCGGCGCGGAGACGGCCGGCCAGGGCAAGCGGCAGGAGCCGCCAAAGGACGACGCCGCGCGCCTGCGGGGAGCGCTCGAGCGGGCCTGGCACGCGGTGCTCGCCGGCAGGCCGGCGGCCGAGGCGCTCGCGGCGCTCGACCGAGAGCCGGTGCCGCCAGCGCTCCGGGGCGCGTTCTCCGCGCACCGCGCGCGCGTTGCGGGCGCCATGGCGGCGGCCGCGAGCGGTCCACCGGCCAGGGGGGCGCCACCCGGCGAAGGCGGCGCCCCTACTCGTCCGCAGGGAGCATCGGAAACGCCTGCTCGAAGGTGACGAGGATGTCGCCGGGGAGCGCGTCAGGCTCCTTGTAGCCGCGCGTCAGCGGCACCCCCCAGTCGGCGCGCATGACGACGCGGTTGAGCTGCGGGAAGAGGGCCCGCACCCCGAAGCCAGCCGACTGCTTGAGGCGCAGATCATCGAAGCCGTCGAAGGCGTCGCCCGCGTCGAAGAAGGCCGCGCCCGCGACCTGGCACGACCAGACCTCGACGGGCCGCGTGCGGAGCTCCAGGTTCGCGGAGAGCACGTCCTCGCCGATGAACGCCGCCGTCGGGTACCCGCGGAGCCGCGTGTCGCCACCGAGCACCGACCTCCTGTTCAGGTAGTTCCTGTATCGGTCGAGCAGGCGCACGTCGAACACGAGCCGCCCGACGCCGAAGCTCGGCGTATGAACCCGCGCGCGCGCCTCGATGGAGGCGTCGAAGATCTGCGAGCCGTCGAGCTCGGTGACGCTCTCGACCACGGCGCGCGCGAGGCCGTCGCCGAGCGCGACGGTGTACGCCGCGGCGGCGGAGATCCCGAGGAAGTTCCGGCTGGAGTTGAGCGCTGTCGTGACCGGATAGATCAGGATCGCGAGCTCGTGCCCCAGCCGGTAGTCCTCCTGCAGCGCGAGCGTGTTGAAGTCGAGGACGCGCAAGAAGCGGGTCGAGTACGTCGCGTACTTAAACGTCGGCGCGACGCGGGTGTCGCTCACCGGCATCACGCGCCTCTCGAACTCGGCGATCGCGGCCGGGGCGAGGCCCTCCGGCGCGTCGAAGCGATAGACCTTGCGGCTCGCCTCGATGCCCACCGAGACGTCGTGCTTCACGGTCGAGGACCTCGCCGCGCCGCCGCCGAAGCTGCGCGTGACGGCGTAGCTGCCCACCAGGAGGTCGCTCCGGTAGCGGTACGGGACGCGATCGTCCCCCGGCGTGGCCGCCGCGTCGAAGGTGGCGAGCTTCGTGCCGACGAAGCGGCGGGTCACCTCGTCGCGCCAGGAGATCTCGGCTCCCCAGGCCCACTCCGCCTGCGTCGCGTAGAGCGGCTGCCCGTAGATGAACTCGCCGCTCGTGCCCTCGAAGTCGCCGGTCTCCCGGTCGATGATCGCGTTCGCCTGGGTCCGCAGCCGCACGTGGCTGCCCCCGATGCGCGGCATCGCGTAGGTGGCGCCGAGCGAGAGCGCGCCGGGATCGAGCGCGAGCTGCGCCGCCACGGCGTGGTGGATCCCGAGCAGGTTCTGCTCGCTGGGCTGCAGGAACAGGTACTCGAGCTGCCCGCCGGCGATGCGGTAGTCCGAGTTGAGGCGCAGGCTCCAGACGTCCTTGGTGACGACGGCGACCCGCACCCGATCCGGAGCGCCGCCCCGCACGGCGAAGACGAGGACGAGCGACAGCTGGCTCAGCTCGCGCAGGTTGCGCGCCGACTCGTCGGCGAGCGCCTGCTCGTAAGGAAGCCCGACCGCGAGCAGCACCTCGCGCCGGATGACGTACGGCCGCGAGAGCGCGTGGAACCAGTTCAGGAAGGCCGGCGCAGGATCGCGGTCCTCGATCACCTCGAGCGGGACCACGTCGATCCCCTCGACGATCTTCCCTTCGGGGGCAGGATCGAGGGGCGCCCGGAGGCGCGACAGGACGCGCTCGATGGTGGCGCTCTCGTAGCTCGAATAGCCCTCGCGCCGAGCCGGCGCGGCGAGCGCCGCCGTCCCGCCCTGCTTCGCGGCGGGCGCCGCCGTCCCGCCCTGCTGGGCCTGCGCCTCGATCGAGAGGAGCGCCCCGAGGGCCGGGATCGCGAAGCGCACCAGCACGATCGATGCGCTACGCACGAGCCGCTCGCCTCAGAAGGACTCGTTGGCAGGGTACGTCGCCATGACGTTGATCTTGTACTTCACGTACTGGTGCGGGATCGTCCCCCAGTCGGGCGTCGGCATGGCCCGCTTCACGCAGCGGAGCAGCTCCTTCGTCTTCGCGCGGCTCACCGTCGTCGACTTGCCCACGTAGAGGTTGGTCCGCTTCCGCCGGAAGTCCATCTCGAGGACGAAGCTCACCGTGACGCCCGTCTTGTCGGAAGGGGCGCACTGGACGTTGTCGCGGATCGCGCGCGACAGGCCGTCCTCGAAGAAGGTGACGTGATCGCAGCGCTCGGGCGGGGTGGTCCCCGGGCCGGGGTTCTCGCACTTGATCGTGGTGAACGGCGAGAGCGTGACGCCCTCCGCCAGCGCGGCGCCCGCGTCGGAGAGCGCGCCGGCGTCCCAGGCGTAGGCGCCGGCGTCAGCCGTCGCGGCGTCCGCGGAGGGGATCGACTCGGGCTTCGGGCGCCGCCACAGGTAGAGCGGCACCGCCACCACGATGAGGCCCGCGACGAGCGCGATGATGATCTGGAGCCGCACGGGGCGCTCGCTGCCGCCGCGACCGAGGTAGCGGTACGGCGAGGGTTGAGACGGCGGACTGGAGGTGGAAGGGAACGGAGGCCTGCTGTTCATCGGACACGCTCAGGCTCAATCGATGAGCGTCCGCGCAGGGCGCCCGGGCTCGCCCTTCACCAGCGTCGCGCCGAGCTCCAGCGTCTCGGGGAGCATCCCCTGAACCTGCGCGACCACCTGCTCGACCACGTGACGGGCCTCGTCGATGCTCGGCCCCACGATCGAGACCACGAACTTGAGCGGCCCCGTCCGGCCCG
The DNA window shown above is from Sorangium aterium and carries:
- the rimP gene encoding ribosome maturation factor RimP, producing MEPSTRAVFDLGRVRDAVAPVLASHGVTLVDLEWTTERERAGWTLRLTIEREGVEDAGGGVTLEDCADVSRDVSSVLDVEDLIPNHYNLEVSSPGLDRRLRTAAEFARFLGRTAKVKLSRPAPDGQRLLRGELLEAPEGQVAVLVDGKRIAVPFADVVEARLVFELPSQPKAKKGQRQGKEPAKESGQIRQLAEAAPRSGSKRSERGSEKRK
- the nusA gene encoding transcription termination factor NusA encodes the protein MATMAAMPTSETSLGSILDQVAKEKGIDKKILVETIEAAILKAAQSVFGPTRELEARFNEDTGQIDLFQYMTVVEAVTEPEREISITDVDKLKLDATLGEELGFQVFWRPEDAEKARDQDKEYGDILKLKHGRTTFGRIAAQTAKQVLLQRVRDAERDLIFNEYKDRKGELIRGIVRRFEKGNNIIVDIGRTEGVLTFREQTPRETYRPGDRIVAYVKDIDREARGPQVILSRSDPRLVEKLFEAEVPEIYEGIVRIVSVAREPGARSKIAVTSRDADVDPVGACVGMKGSRVQAVVQELRGEKIDIVPFDRDPARYVIAAIQPAEVHKVIVDEADGRMELVVPDEKLSLAIGRKGQNVRLAAQLTNWKLDIISETKFKQMEEEAISALQQMDVVTEQIAKSMYRLGFRALEEVSEASVEELAAIPGLGGAEAAERIKSQADTTMERLRQERIRSASSRTEPLTDRERLMFIRGVGDRTVVLLEEAGYRSVEDVLREDEDRLAIRTGLGIKKARAIKQGARDFVESEQKVLDAARADVRRAVEARHA
- a CDS encoding YlxR family protein codes for the protein MSRQSDAGEREPFEKGRVRTCVGCGERVGVDDVRGARPLVRLILGPGGVIAVDPGDGGFGRGAHVHPRKDCLSAAVARGLARAAKGRVHAIVGAAGGGAEGAGDQATQGVEPLTTVSLARAIREATERRLQGLIRAAVRSQSAAIGADAVVGSCVRGEAALVLVACDAAAGADLPEVRRAVAEGRAVAWGSKLGLGALVGGPRERGVAVMAISAAPIAAAVANAAHVVDTCARVERGEDAADDARRGAGRRGRPSRNAAARSEEGGSPEQRKAPPGHAGLRRRREPGTSGVERESPGVGVLAASEEVGGIPGSPQGALTSREERRGPESESGRLLATAPGMGGGGAVGGRAAMSGPTGRASTVDRVAANRRPRGWVRRIG
- a CDS encoding FG-GAP repeat domain-containing protein produces the protein MGVLLLVCGVCVSCASSCASDHQVSPWGAAGRPTLGAFIAPPDLDARLHAIDVEAAELGLTLEVELRGALRRGGAVVVRGYSGTDALGRRTSAVRVATPRGVVLAAGPLDARRVDHSQATQLIPSLLPGSEPEATEQLGVFRSGTDLNRDGAPDVVLRNENGELEIWAVQPLGAARYAVELAAPPRFALDVDRDGTLELAGRIPLDEGDPIAPDLLDVAGFEGDRYTHRGSVARAFHAARVEGPGAETAGQGKRQEPPKDDAARLRGALERAWHAVLAGRPAAEALAALDREPVPPALRGAFSAHRARVAGAMAAAASGPPARGAPPGEGGAPTRPQGASETPARR
- a CDS encoding phosphoglycerate dehydrogenase gives rise to the protein MDLSALEELKVLGIEIESRPELTRDSLPAALDGIGILVVRSTEVTAKAIASGRQLNLIVRAGVGVGTIDVAAASARGIYVANCPGKNATAVAELTMAFILALDRRLVDATSELRAGRWEKAKYSVARGLFGRRIGIAGLGAIGREVLLRARAFGLEPHAWSRSLTPGRAAKLDVSYARTLEDLAARSDIFTVHLTATPQTRGIVSRSVLEALPDGAIVVNAARPEVMDYAALEELIPRKGLRVGLDVFATEPDKSSAPFESHLLGRGLVYGTPHVGAQTEQAQRAVALETARIIRAFMTEEELPNVVNICATSPARYAVVVRMMDKVGVLANTLSVMKRHGINIEEISNTVFEGATATCTKMRVSGRPSEACLKEIAAFEEVLHVDIVALPNLA